A window of Acidobacteriota bacterium contains these coding sequences:
- a CDS encoding DUF2520 domain-containing protein, producing the protein MDWIVIGTGRLGSALQHWLTNAGTPMRAAVSHAKLAAWLKRLPHEPPAVLFLAVPDDALPALARRLAAARRDWRGWCVLHGSGTRPASVLAPLARRSASIASLHPMMTLTRRTPSPRKVVFSIEGDPVAARAARAQIRRWAGQELPLTPQAKAAYHLAATLVGPGAVVNFAAAEAILTHAGLSGPRLRTARAGLVQLLRATAANLEQATATAWTGPWARGDRTTIALQRQQMPSEALQKLYDGLTAACKLVTTGSKKKR; encoded by the coding sequence ATGGATTGGATCGTGATCGGAACCGGCCGCCTTGGCTCAGCCTTGCAGCACTGGCTGACCAATGCCGGAACGCCCATGCGTGCTGCTGTCAGCCACGCCAAGCTCGCTGCCTGGCTCAAGCGTTTGCCGCACGAACCACCAGCCGTGCTTTTCCTCGCAGTGCCCGATGACGCCTTGCCCGCTTTGGCCCGCCGCCTCGCCGCTGCCCGCCGCGATTGGCGTGGCTGGTGCGTGCTGCACGGCAGCGGCACCCGCCCGGCCTCAGTCCTCGCGCCTTTGGCGCGCCGCAGCGCCAGCATCGCTTCCCTGCATCCCATGATGACCCTCACCCGCCGGACGCCCTCACCGCGCAAGGTGGTGTTCAGCATCGAAGGTGATCCGGTCGCGGCTCGCGCCGCCCGCGCCCAGATCCGCCGTTGGGCTGGCCAGGAGCTCCCGCTCACCCCGCAGGCCAAAGCTGCTTATCATCTTGCCGCTACCCTCGTAGGTCCAGGCGCTGTCGTCAACTTCGCCGCTGCCGAGGCCATCTTGACCCATGCCGGACTTTCCGGCCCGCGTCTGCGCACCGCGCGCGCCGGCCTCGTGCAGCTCCTGCGTGCCACGGCTGCCAACCTTGAGCAGGCAACCGCGACCGCCTGGACCGGCCCTTGGGCGCGCGGCGATCGCACCACCATTGCGCTACAACGCCAACAGATGCCATCAGAAGCACTACAAAAACTATATGACGGCCTTACCGCCGCCTGTAAGCTTGTCACTACGGGCAGCAAGAAAAAGCGATAA